A section of the Rossellomorea marisflavi genome encodes:
- a CDS encoding Fur-regulated basic protein FbpA, which produces MRSTMPSGQLRKGIQIQKDFYKSELLLMDYFKTPCGKQLYELTLSELEQVYESEKARRRKRA; this is translated from the coding sequence ATGAGGTCTACTATGCCTTCCGGGCAATTAAGAAAAGGAATTCAAATCCAAAAGGATTTTTATAAAAGTGAACTTCTGCTGATGGACTACTTTAAAACACCATGTGGAAAGCAATTGTACGAGCTCACCTTATCAGAACTCGAGCAGGTCTATGAAAGCGAGAAAGCTAGAAGGAGGAAGCGAGCATGA